In one window of Pagrus major chromosome 12, Pma_NU_1.0 DNA:
- the arid6 gene encoding AT-rich interaction domain 6, with the protein MDMALVETREERTKRPIEEMKEEEKEFLKDLYVFMKKRDTPIERIPNLGFKQIDLFVMFETVRDLGGYHQVTAQQLWKQVYNMLGGNPRSTSAATCTRRHYEKLLLPYECHVKGISLNKLPLHQPKHLHFANFNKDNDDGQRPAKRQLLSIPLPQNLHPPQSDQSGSTFQLPLQYTHYYHPSHMVLPPQLPVTSTVLTQRSPPPPQFPFNPRCLNPESVNEPLEHLRFLAERYKTSSGLAEPLNLSVKASRQETKSNPASSFSPPSSSKNPKFLNKPSPLYTPRCPQVVRDERRETPDVEAGLGDTPAHPGKAREAYVIEVKAITASRSPACDSALKRRADEGQIDLTMEQNDEREGSPEARGINLSQILPSIPRGNGGEMEIEMPLSVFQNWLRQYRSSAMMAGGKQLPTLPILEEQSGQTNCSNTDVLPTNLTFQMSPQNWSSDAQDLRIRPRNLPSPTTTTRATGNHHNHMSPNSFANYKVLPSGGILKNAASRDVFPFDRQGVFKPYTSKPTNCWDSYEKETQAPPIQVNVDSNPLSVLQNFAAAESYNEDLIQAGKERSEMFPSTVLMMNSGSTPLLHLTTEEVLKLKKIISSSS; encoded by the exons ATGGATATGGCACTCGTAGAGACCCGAGAGGAGAGAACCAAAAGGCCGATAGAGGagatgaaagaagaagagaaagagttCCTTAAAGATCTCTACGTGTTCATGAAGAAGAGAGATACACCCATAGAGAGGATCCCAAATCTGGGCTTCAAACAAA TTGACCTCTTTGTGATGTTCGAGACTGTCCGAGACTTGGGAGGCTACCACCAG GTGACTGCTCAGCAGCTGTGGAAGCAAGTGTACAACATGCTCGGAGGAAACCCTCGCAGCACGAGCGCAGCCACCTGCACCCGCAGACACTATGAGAA GCTGCTTCTGCCGTACGAATGCCACGTGAAAGGCATATCGTTAAACAAATTGCCTCTCCATCAGCCGAAGCATCTCCATTTTGCCAACTTCAACAAAGACAATGACGATGGCCAGAGACCAGCCAAACGCCAACTGTTATCAATACCTCTGCCACAG AACCTTCATCCCCCCCAGTCAGACCAAAGTGGGAGTACCTTTCAGCTGCCGCTCCAATACACTCACTACTATCACCCGAGCCACATGGTTCTGCCTCCCCAGCTCCCTGTCACCTCCACAGTGCTGACCCAGCGGAGCCCCCCGCCCCCCCAGTTTCCTTTCAATCCACGCTGTTTAAACCCAGAGAGCGTTAACGAGCCACTGGAGCACCTGCGCTTCCTGGCAGAACGGTACAAGACCTCATCTGGCTTGGCTGAGCCTCTGAACCTGAGCGTCAAAGCATCAAGACAGGAAACCAAAAGCAACCCCGCCTCATCGTTCTCCCCACCGTCATCCAGCAAGAACCCAAAGTTTCTGAACAAACCCTCCCCTCTGTACACTCCTCGTTGCCCGCAGGTGGTGAGGGATGAAAGACGCGAGACGCCAGATGTTGAGGCAGGTTTAGGAGATACACCTGCACATCCTGGGAAGGCTAGGGAGGCGTACGTCATTGAAGTCAAAGCTATCACAGCTTCAAGAAGCCCCGCATGTGACTCTGCTCTGAAACGAAGAGCAGATGAAGGACAAATAGACCTTACAATGGAGCAAAACGACGAAAGAGAGGGGAGTCCAGAAGCAAGAGGGATCAATCTCAGTCAAATACTGCCCAGCATCCCACGAGGGAATGGTGGCGAGATGGAAATTGAGATGCCGCTGTCTGTGTTTCAGAACTGGCTCAGGCAGTACAGGTCCTCAGCCATGATGGCGGGGGGTAAGCAGCTACCGACCCTTCCTATTCTGGAAGAACAGTCTGGACAAACGAATTGCTCCAACACGGATGTCCTCCCAACCAACCTGACATTTCAGATGAGTCCTCAAAACTGGAGCTCAGACGCTCAGGATCTAAGGATTAGGCCAAGGAATTTGCCaagcccaacaacaaccaccaggGCAACCGGTAATCACCACAACCACATGAGCCCAAATTCTTTTGCCAACTACAAGGTCCTGCCTTCAGGTGGCATTCTGAAAAATGCAGCCAGCCGGGATGTCTTTCCGTTTGATCGGCAGGGTGTGTTTAAGCCGTACACCTCCAAACCCACAAATTGCTGGGATTCATATGAAAAAGAGACCCAGGCTCCCCCCATCCAAGTGAACGTTGACTCTAATCCCCTCTCAGTTCTTCAAAACTTTGCAGCCGCTGAATCCTACAATGAAGACCTCATTCAGGCAGGGAAAGAGAGGTCGGAGATGTTTCCCTCAACTGTGCTAATGATGAACTCTGGCTCCACTCCTCTGCTGCACCTCACCACTGAAGAGGTGTTGAAGCTGAAGAAAATCATCTCGAGCTCGTCGTGA